Proteins found in one Crassostrea angulata isolate pt1a10 chromosome 3, ASM2561291v2, whole genome shotgun sequence genomic segment:
- the LOC128177188 gene encoding microfibril-associated glycoprotein 4-like isoform X2, translating to MDLYMQVCFLLTIFSQGFAGKEINPDKLVQSGLVPVDCSDVHRVWPRAPSGVYRIYPGGGQGHSVYCDMTLDGGGWTVFLRRMDGSEKFNRKWEEYQRGFGNVSAEHWLGNQILHEITVHRLYELRVNLEDFAGNKRFAKYSHFRIGNEADGYRLTLSGYTGNAGDSLDTARGQKFSTYDKDQDSSSANCAMSGKGGWWHNACFNALLTGVYYKNTSNVPKFKGVTWFSWKGIYYSLKSATMMLRKHQMKRSN from the exons ATGGATCTGTATATGCAAGTCTGTTTTCTCCTAACTATATTTTCCCAGGGGTTTGCTGGGAAAGAAATAAATCCAG ATAAACTGGTTCAGTCTGGCCTGGTTCCCGTGGACTGTAGTGATGTTCACAGGGTCTGGCCGAGGGCTCCCAGTGGCGTATACCGTATATATCCGGGAGGAGGTCAAGGTCACAGTGTATATTGTGACATGACCTTGGACGGGGGAGGATGGACG GTATTTCTAAGAAGAATGGACGGTTCTGAAAAGTTTAATAGAAAGTGGGAGGAGTATCAAAGAGGATTTGGGAATGTCTCAGCCGAACATTGGCTAG GGAACCAGATATTACACGAAATAACCGTCCACAGGCTGTACGAATTAAGAGTCAACCTGGAAGATTTCGCCGGCAACAAGAGATTTGCTAAGTACAGCCACTTCCGAATTGGAAACGAGGCTGACGGATATCGTCTGACTTTGTCTGGTTACACAGGGAACGCAG GTGATTCGCTAGATACTGCTAGAGGCCAGAAATTTTCCACATATGACAAAGATCAGGATTCTTCGTCTGCCAACTGTGCCATGAGTGGTAAAGGCGGTTGGTGGCATAACGCTTGTTTCAATGCTCTCCTAACGGGCGTTTACTACAAAAACACGTCAAATGTACCCAAGTTTAAAGGCGTCACGTGGTTCTCGTGGAAAGGAATATACTACTCACTCAAATCTGCTACAATGATGCTAAGAAAACATCAAATGAAAAGGAGCAACTAA
- the LOC128177188 gene encoding microfibril-associated glycoprotein 4-like isoform X1, whose amino-acid sequence MDLYMQVCFLLTIFSQGFAGKEINPVLSHLALSSKYWSQKLSKAADGSTILTTSYRFPSSMTLDKQPTPDNYKLVQSGLVPVDCSDVHRVWPRAPSGVYRIYPGGGQGHSVYCDMTLDGGGWTVFLRRMDGSEKFNRKWEEYQRGFGNVSAEHWLGNQILHEITVHRLYELRVNLEDFAGNKRFAKYSHFRIGNEADGYRLTLSGYTGNAGDSLDTARGQKFSTYDKDQDSSSANCAMSGKGGWWHNACFNALLTGVYYKNTSNVPKFKGVTWFSWKGIYYSLKSATMMLRKHQMKRSN is encoded by the exons ATGGATCTGTATATGCAAGTCTGTTTTCTCCTAACTATATTTTCCCAGGGGTTTGCTGGGAAAGAAATAAATCCAG TATTAAGCCACTTAGCTTTGTCCAGTAAGTATTGGTCCCAGAAGCTCTCTAAGGCTGCCGATGGATCCACCATTTTGACAACATCTTATCGGTTTCCTAGCAGTATGACACTTGATAAGCAACCAACACCAGATAACT ATAAACTGGTTCAGTCTGGCCTGGTTCCCGTGGACTGTAGTGATGTTCACAGGGTCTGGCCGAGGGCTCCCAGTGGCGTATACCGTATATATCCGGGAGGAGGTCAAGGTCACAGTGTATATTGTGACATGACCTTGGACGGGGGAGGATGGACG GTATTTCTAAGAAGAATGGACGGTTCTGAAAAGTTTAATAGAAAGTGGGAGGAGTATCAAAGAGGATTTGGGAATGTCTCAGCCGAACATTGGCTAG GGAACCAGATATTACACGAAATAACCGTCCACAGGCTGTACGAATTAAGAGTCAACCTGGAAGATTTCGCCGGCAACAAGAGATTTGCTAAGTACAGCCACTTCCGAATTGGAAACGAGGCTGACGGATATCGTCTGACTTTGTCTGGTTACACAGGGAACGCAG GTGATTCGCTAGATACTGCTAGAGGCCAGAAATTTTCCACATATGACAAAGATCAGGATTCTTCGTCTGCCAACTGTGCCATGAGTGGTAAAGGCGGTTGGTGGCATAACGCTTGTTTCAATGCTCTCCTAACGGGCGTTTACTACAAAAACACGTCAAATGTACCCAAGTTTAAAGGCGTCACGTGGTTCTCGTGGAAAGGAATATACTACTCACTCAAATCTGCTACAATGATGCTAAGAAAACATCAAATGAAAAGGAGCAACTAA
- the LOC128177187 gene encoding uncharacterized protein LOC128177187: MDTNRTPKAEEAMKNMSRALYAGMCLKIGTAQQIGFRREIADTDELLTNQADRSTAMKKVESGSHKEGFRLDESDIDFMILLTEHRVVWHSSQFHFSDTLDLALILCDSSGSPPGYTLLRLPFEVASDVVLSACIRVNGHLYISSSKCREAMRPLSLLGSTIHGPCSNGILAGLEYDQAFCFVSDFWPPFASSWKDRCHSWPCPNVVNDIIRNGCHFAAIGHKLGNLADHEWRISFSQAEHKLVYSMNHAQFITYGMLKLLLNEIINNELDEEDQQLCSYHMKTAVFWAIQQNTLLHWCPENLLAGFWVCFKLLLKWVYEGVCPNFFIPQNNLFFGKVCGQPQKNLFVFLYKMYEHGIDFLIQSPSIGSYIIDVLCNPRLCITTDEHSLMSEAKVDDDFFSEMFKNDTLYMSNLHDCIKFLVMVEKLVEFPLTDCQVVMLQKHTASVLQKTASILPTYSDSILSNKEMYVAEKLSGRLLKLAAQFGFVSDILYIALFYYKSRRYRNASHVLELAKVKLVQPYLMYNEQVDGEMYTEAVGGQPWSIKMRKAVARDIILYNDICYVKELEPEHQFLSHSLRDAMFVPPFIVFHMLEFLCCRQTDTMKAQTALEDLQFLVHHDENEFIPIPLRDISWEILGICQQMAGNLQAARYSYQESLGQDPLHEIQTVTRQRIQELHM, translated from the exons ATGGACACCAATAGAACACCAAAAGC TGAAGAAGCCATGAAGAATATGTCCAGGGCATTGTATGCGGGAATGTGTCTCAAAATAGGTACAGCTCAACAGATTGGATTTAGAAGAGAAATAGCAGACACTGACGAGTTGTTGACAAACCAAGCAGATAGGAGTACTGCAATGAAAAAGGTGGAGAGTGGAAGTCACAAAGAAGGCTTCAGACTAGATGAATCAGACATAGACTTTATGATCTTGCTAACTGAACACAGGGTGGTATGGCACTCGTCTCAGTTTCACTTTTCCGACACGCTCGATCTGGCACTCATTCTCTGTGACAGTTCTGGGAGTCCGCCGGGATATACTCTACTTCGGTTACCATTTGAAGTAGCAAGCGATGTTGTGTTGTCGgcatgtataagggtaaatggACACCTTTACATATCAAGTTCCAAATGCAGAGAGGCAATGCGACCTTTATCCTTACTAGGTTCAACAATTCATGGGCCTTGTAGCAATGGAATATTGGCTGGTTTAGAGTACGATCAAGCCTTTTGTTTTGTCAGTGATTTTTGGCCTCCTTTCGCTTCTTCATGGAAAGACAGGTGTCATTCATGGCCATGTCCTAATGTTGTCAATGACATCATTAGAAATGGATGCCACTTTGCAGCAATTGGACACAAACTAGGAAATCTTGCAGACCATGAATGGAGAATTTCTTTCTCTCAAGCGGAACACAAACTTGTATATTCAATGAATCATGCTCAATTCATAACTTATGGAATGTTGAAACTGCTTCTTAACGAAATCATAAACAATGAACTAGATGAAGAAGATCAACAATTGTGTTCTTACCATATGAAAACAGCCGTTTTCTGGGCcattcaacaaaacacactTCTTCATTGGTGTCCAGAAAATCTCCTTGCTGGTTTTTGGGTTTGTTTTAAACTCCTCCTCAAGTGGGTATATGAAGGGGTCTGTCCTAACTTTTTTATTCCACAGAACAACTTGTTTTTTGGCAAAGTATGTGGACAGCCACagaagaatttatttgttttcttataCAAAATGTATGAACATGGCATTGATTTTCTGATACAAAGTCCCTCCATCGGTTCTTACATTATTGACGTCCTTTGTAATCCCAGACTGTGCATTACTACAGACGAACACAGTCTGATGTCTGAGGCTAAAGttgatgatgatttttttaGTGAAATGTTTAAGAATGATACACTTTATATGTCAAACTTACACGATTGTATCAAATTTTTGGTCATGGTAGAAAAGTTGGTAGAATTTCCACTGACAGACTGCCAAGTTGTCATGTTACAGAAACATACAGCCTCTGTTCTACAGAAAACTGCTTCCATATTACCAACCTATTCCGATAGTATACTTTCCAACAAAGAAATGTATGTTGCTGAGAAGTTATCGGGCCGTCTGTTGAAATTAGCCGCCCAGTTTGGTTTTGTTTCTGACATACTGTACATTGccttgttttattacaaatcacGTAGATATAGGAACGCTTCACATGTGTTAGAATTGGCAAAGGTCAAGTTAGTACAACCATATCTGATGTATAATGAACAAGTAGACGGGGAGATGTATACCGAGGCTGTAGGGGGACAACCCTGGTCTATTAAGATGAGGAAAGCTGTAGCACGGGATATAATTCTCTACAATGATATATGTTATGTTAAGGAATTAGAACCAGAACACCAGTTTTTAAGCCACAGCCTTAGAGATGCAATGTTTGTCCCGCCCTTTATAGTATTTCATATGTTAGAGTTTTTATGCTGTCGACAAACTGACACAATGAAGGCACAAACTGCACTAGAAGACCTACAATTCCTAGTCCACCATGATGAGAATGAGTTCATACCTATCCCTCTTAGAGACATCTCCTGGGAGatcctggggatctgtcaacagatgGCAGGGAACCTCCAGGCAGCTCGATACTCATACCAAGAGTCACTCGGACAAGATCCACTCCATGAAATACAGACTGTTACTCGACAGAGAATCCAAGAATTACACATGTAA